CAGAGGATTTTGGATGATGTGAGAGATTCCATACATTGTGAGGAGGTTGAGAGACTGCACCTCCTTACTCGGAAGGATCTTCACAATATCAAAAGGGAATTTCTAATTGATCCTCACCAGTACCATTCTAGTGATGAAATTAGTGTGAGTATTTTTTTAGAAAGAATGAAAGACTGTGTTCTGATGCACAAACAAGCTGGTCAAAACATGGGAAATTTATCGAGTGAAGACACAATGATAGTGTTAATGACACCATTCCAAAGCGAATTGCTTAGAAAATTCGGTTCCAATATTGTTTGTGTAGACTCGACACATTGCACAAACGTGTACAAATTATTAGTGACAACATTGCTAGTTATAGATGAATTTGGGAGTGGTATTCCAGTGGCATTTTGCATTTCTAATAAAGAGAATACAGCCATAATGACACAGTTCTTTACTTGTGTCAGGGAGAAAGCAGGAGTTATCAAATCAACTGTGTTTATGTCAGACGACACAAATGTTTTTCGATGTGCTTGGGCGGGTGTAATGGGTCTGGCAGAACACAATTTGCTATGTACGTGGCATATTGACCGCAGCTGGAGAAGCAACTTGAGGAAAGTGCATGGTGGCCCAAACAAGCAAACGCAGGTTTACAAAGCTTTGCGTATGCTGTTAGAAGAAGCAGATATAGAAAAGTTCAGTGAGTTGCTAGAGTTGTTTGAGAGGGAGCTACAAGAGGACGAAGACACAAGAGAATTTGGAATGTATTTCACAAATCATTACGGATTCAGGCCCCAACATTGGGCGTATTGTTATCGCCGTGAtttaaacataaacacaaacatgcATCTGGAAGCCATGCATAGAGTATTAAAGTACTGCTACCTTGATGGCAAGACCAATAATAGACTGGACAAGTTGCTGCTGGTACTAATGAAATTGGTAAGAGACAAATCTTTTGAAAGAATTATTAAGCTCTAAAAGGGTGGACATACTCATCGAATAGAGAAAATTCAAGAACGGCATAGAGAATCCAAAAAAATTGACAGAGGCCAAATCACGGCCAATAGTGATGGCAAACGATTTTATGTGAAATCTCAATCAACAAGTGGCATCACATACACTGTTACTTTAAAAGCACTAGAATGCAACCTCAGTTGCAGActtttgtgttgcacttgtaaTATTTGCATTCACAGTTTCTCTTGCTGTTGTCCGGACAATTTAATAAATCTGAACATTTGTAAACACATTCATGCTGTATCAATGACATATGACTTACATTTCAGTaaaacagtcaaagagaaagaaacCACTTCGATAGAACAGGCATCTGCTATTTTGTCCTCAATGAAAAAGCAAAATGATGAGGCAACTGCTTCACGGGGAACACAGTTGAAAGCTAAATTAAAAGTCCTGCTAAACCATGTAGATTCATTAGATACTGAAACGGAAGAGACAGTGGAAAAAACAGTTGACCATttgctgtcacttgttaactctcgCTCCAAGAAAGAAGGTCCACACTGTGCCAGCAATGAGAAGGTGCAAGTGCAACGCACATCTAATAAACAGAACTTCAATCCAAAAAGTTTGTTTGGTAAACCAACCCTGGCTGAAAAGTTGAATGTTGCAAGTGCTTTGGTGCAACCcgacagtgaagtgttgagtgtgcatgttggctttgatcacacatactctaaaaattaaatttttacagttgtgtgtgcatgtttgtgtatcatggtttataggcctactggggaaactcgccatgtaaaacaatgagtaacgcatcatactcggtacctcagggtgatgtggaaatccgagtgttcttaataaagaaaatgtcactgtttgtgtgtttcttttgactcatctatcctattgcatatagttaacaaaatgtaactgaaatatctactaTACTATAACATTAATTGGACTATGGACATAgccatttcaaatggttttgctatttttcacaggtaaagtgTGAGTATTCACCAAAATCCTCCAGTACAAATGTTTTCCACTTgacaactgaatgaagtcaaaaagcaaaatttgtgTGGACAATctgaaaattgtttattcagttccagttattattttttgtattaaaacagTCCCCGAGAATTAATTTTGCTGAATTTCTTggtctaattttctatatttaacatgtcagTTATGACATGCTTGGTGATGGATGTTTTGTCACCAGGTATATGGCATCAGGTGTGTGGCTTCCAGTGACAAAACTGCAGTTGATGTGTTAACAGCTTTCTGTGGCCTTGagcatgaagtatatgcatctagaaGTCTTATTTAAAAAGTGCATccaaaattctaatgtctgtctgaggaatttCCATTTAATGTCATGTTTTTGCCCAATAATTCAGTTAATTCTGCTAATTACTTAACATGGTAAGTGCTGTGAggccaacaccagccacagcagagccatctgccatggctgctggcaactttgtTACAGTTAAGGGATAATGTACAAAAGTGGGCTGTGGAAGAGGTTCAAcctagttttctttggttaaagcaattaaaatcaaacttgtgaagcatgttaaaaatcatactcctcaccataatttaaatgtttacattgaaatggttctgacatgtgcataatatatggactgatcgtagaaaaacagctgtttgatacaaggttCTTCACAaggacaaatgaaaaaattctgaaaaaccagactattttcttgaaaccttaagaaCCAAACCTGTCGGTTGGATTAACATATGAGTAAACCCCATCACAATAGCACTATGTtatgcatcaattagctgtagttacaggataagtaaacatgtacagaaaacttttcgtataaattttattataaagcttGCAAAAGTTATAGAAAAGACGGACAAGATAAACTTGTGTAGACATCATTATAAAAACATTTTTACTTTAAGAAAGCTGAATAGGATAATAATCTCAAGAGTGCCTTAAATTGCATGACATATATCAccaatcaggtattttctgttggagaaatagtctggtttttcagaattttttcatttgttcttgtgaagaaccttgtatcaaacagctgtttttctacgATCAATCCATTATTACATGCATGCATGTAGTTTCGGTGACCCAATGGCAGCCATCTTAATGCTGTatgcaaaccaccagataaacatatctacatagttggtctgcattgtgcaggtcccagcagtttcgttattagattctgtgaatgtctccttcagttccATGTGGATACCTCTGACATAAACAtattatgataattttgttaaatgCTTCCTTGCTGTGTTGTTGACCTAGATCAATGgtgac
This genomic interval from Schistocerca cancellata isolate TAMUIC-IGC-003103 chromosome 3, iqSchCanc2.1, whole genome shotgun sequence contains the following:
- the LOC126176522 gene encoding uncharacterized protein LOC126176522, yielding MLAMNCWLMFEEVILIRCYCDLRSFAHHLMYSSPVTLYTIEYMLSGYLTNIIRTMTMHCVNCLFTGNHLIHSRNVAGKIAEGVTFQRILDDVRDSIHCEEVERLHLLTRKDLHNIKREFLIDPHQYHSSDEISVSIFLERMKDCVLMHKQAGQNMGNLSSEDTMIVLMTPFQSELLRKFGSNIVCVDSTHCTNVYKLLVTTLLVIDEFGSGIPVAFCISNKENTAIMTQFFTCVREKAGVIKSTVFMSDDTNVFRCAWAGVMGLAEHNLLCTWHIDRSWRSNLRKVHGGPNKQTQVYKALRMLLEEADIEKFSELLELFERELQEDEDTREFGMYFTNHYGFRPQHWAYCYRRDLNINTNMHLEAMHRVLKYCYLDGKTNNRLDKLLLVLMKLGGHTHRIEKIQERHRESKKIDRGQITANSDGKRFYVKSQSTSGITYTVTLKALECNLSCRLLCCTCNICIHSFSCCCPDNLINLNICKHIHAVSMTYDLHFSKTVKEKETTSIEQASAILSSMKKQNDEATASRGTQLKAKLKVLLNHVDSLDTETEETVEKTVDHLLSLVNSRSKKEGPHCASNEKVQVQRTSNKQNFNPKSLFGKPTLAEKLNVASALVQPDSEVLSVHAYWGNSPCKTMSNASYSVPQGDVEIRVFLIKKMSLFVKCEYSPKSSSTNVFHLTTE